CGGCCTCCACGACGAACTCCGCGACGTCGGCACCACCCGCACGCAACAGCCGCGGGTCGATGACGAGCGACTCGAGCCGGCCGAAGGCCGACACCTCCGCCTCCACCTGGCCGTCGGCGGCCGAGCCGTGCCCGAAGAGCTCGAGTGGTGGCGCATCAGCCGGCGGCGTACCCCCGCCACTGGCTTGGTTCAACAGCCGCATCGCTTCTTCCAGCGACCGGCCCAGCCCGGACGGATCGATGCCCGGCATGCTCATTGGCTCACCCTCCCCCGATGACGGGAAGGAGACTATCAATGGCCGACAGTGGACTGATCACGGCCGGCACGGCTAACGACGCCTAAACCCGCCGCCGCGTGCGGGACTGTGCGATCGCGCCGAGGACGAGAACCACGAGGACAACCCCGCCCAGCCACCACAACCAGCCAAAACGGCCGGTCAGCGCGGAACTCGCCTTGCGTTCGGCCGGCGGCACCGGCGGCATCTGCTGCGCGACCCGGGCCTCGATTTTGGCCGATGCCTTGCCGGCGTGTGGCGCCGGCGCGGTCACCGCCACGTTCCACGAACCCGGCGTCAGCACCGCGCCGCTGGTGTAGAAACCACGCCCCTCGGCCGACGGGTTGAGCTGGATCGGCCCGACCGTCCGGCCGCCCTCGCCGGTCGCGGTCAACACCAGCCGGACGCCCGTCTCGACCGGATGCTTGTCCTGCGTGTAGAGCGCCCGGACCGTCACGCCCCCCGCGCCGTCGCCGGCGACGTCGAGCGTGACGGGTCCGTCGTGCGCGTAAGCGGGCAGGCCCGGGACGAGGGCCATCAGTGCGGCCACCACAACGGCGGCGGCGGCGGCGAGTCGTAACACCCTCATCCCGGGCCTCCTCACTACTTCAGCGGTCCGCCGGCGACCTGCCGGGCCGGATCACCGTCGACGCGACCGGTGCCGGCCAGCGACTTGCCGCCGTTGGCCTTCTTGCCCGCACCGTTGGGCGGCGTGCCGCCCAGCCGCACGATCATCGCGTCGGCGTCGCGGACCAGGACGGCCCGCACCTCCGCGTTGGGCACCAGCGACGTGTCCGACGCGAGCTCCCGGAACGCCACCAACTGCTTGATCGCCTTGTTGTCGTTGCCGTTGGCCTCGGCGTCGCGCGCCGCCTGGAGCTTGGCCCCGAGCTGCTTGTGCGCCTTCTGCGTGAGCCAACTGGTCGCCTTGAAGCGGTCGAGCAGGAACTGCATGTCGCGGAACGACGTGGCGACGTAGAACCGCACGGTCGACGTGGTGACGTTGCCGGCCTTGTCGGTCGCGGTCACGGTCAGGTCGTGCAGGCCGAGCGGAAGCTCGAACATGGCCTGCAGCTTGTTGGCCGGGTAAGCCGCGCCGTCGAGCGTGCCGACCACGCTCTTCAGCCCCGACGTCGGGTCGACCGCCTGGTAGGTGACCCGCACGTCCTGGCTGTCACCGTAGAGCTGGCCGTCGGCCAGGCCACCGATGATGACCGTCGGGCGAACGCCGTCGATCTTGATGATCGCCGATTTGAGCGTCTCCACGTTGCCGGCCGTGTCGGTGGCCCGGTAGAGCAACTCGTGTGAGCCGTCACCAGAGACATCAACCGGCACGGTGTACGGCGTCCAGGCGCCACCGTCCAAGGCGTATTGGATGGAAGCCACTCCGGAGCCGGCGTCGGTCGACGTCAGCGTGACCGGGACGGCACCGTTGTGCCAGCCGTCGTCGGTCGCCGGAGCGAAGGTCGCCGCGGTCACCGGTGCGGTGCTGTCGATCTTCACCGCGACCGACTTGCCGGCCTCCACATTGCCCGCCACGTCGGTGGAGCGGAACCGCACCTCGTGCGCACCATCGCCGGACACGACCACCGGACCGGCGTACGCCGTCCAGGTTGTCGCCCCGTCGAGCTGGTATTCGGTGCTGGCCACCCCACTGCCGCCGGCTTCGTCAGCCGCCGTCAGCGTGACCGTCGCCGGACCGGTGTACCAGCCCGCGGTCGCCGTGCCCGACACCGCGGCCGTCGTCACCGGGGCGGTGGTGTCGTCGGGCTCTTCAGCGCCCGTCGAGACGTGGAAGTAGTCGAACGAGATGGGCTTCGACGCGGTCTGCGCCGCACCGAGGCTGAACACACCGATCTTCGGCGCGCCCGCCACCGCCGCGTTGGTCAGCGTCTCCGGGAACGTGGTCCAGGTGGTGCCGTCCGCGGAGTAGGACGCCGTATAGGTGTCGCCCACCTTGGCCAGCCGCAGATACCACACCGCGTTGGTCAGGTTGGTGACCTGCGGTTGCGGGTTCTGCACCACAGCGGCGATCTCGCTGCGGAACTCGATCCGCCGCGCGACCGGCTGGCCGACCGTGTTGTCGGCGATGAAGTCGAACTTGATGTAGTTGTCGTCGTCGCCGTACACGATCAATCCGCCCTGCTGGTATTGCTCGCTGAGCTGGCTGCCGTCGACCTTGGTCTCCAGCGTCCAGTCTCCGGCGGGCGCGCCCTGCAGGATGAAGTTGGTCGGCCCGGTGTTGTTGCCGGTGTAGATGTCGCCGTTGGGCACGTTGATCGTGAGCTGCCCA
This genomic interval from Asanoa ferruginea contains the following:
- a CDS encoding YbaB/EbfC family nucleoid-associated protein, with the translated sequence MSMPGIDPSGLGRSLEEAMRLLNQASGGGTPPADAPPLELFGHGSAADGQVEAEVSAFGRLESLVIDPRLLRAGGADVAEFVVEAVRAAQDDERTRRTAAVGTPDTAALTKQLERVSEDAYRGFNKMIGDLDAITRRMDRG